The genomic window AGTGCCTAAAGTACTTAAAGTTAAAAAATAGCAACTAAATGACAGCGAAGCAAATGACCACTAAATGACAAACAAATAAACAAAAAGAAGTACTTAGAGTACTTAAAGTGCCTAAAGTACTTAAAGTTAAAAAATAGCAACTAAATGACAGCGAAGCAAATGACCACTAAATGACAAACAAATAAACAGATAAACAAATAAAACAGTAAGCAGTCGCCAATAAGTAGTTAATAGTAAATAATAAGTAGTAAATTGTAAAATTGAATTAACATTAAACCTGAGCGGAATTATTTAGTCTAAATTTTGTAAAAAAAATATTAATAATAATTAATAGAGAAATTGTTTTTAACTGACAAAGAAATATTAGCATACCTTAAGACTGAAAACGAAAAGAATTATGCGTTTAATCAATTGATAAAGAAATATCAGGAGAGAGTTTATTGGCAAGCACGAAGGATGGTTGTGGAGCATGATGATGCTAATGATATAACTCAAAATGTTTTTATAAAAATTTTAACAAAAATACAAGATTTTAGAGGTGATGCTAATTTATATACTTGGATTTATCGTATTGCTGTAAATGAAACAATAGATTTTTTAAATAAAAAGAGAAAAAGATTTTATATCCCGATAATAAATGTTGAAGCGGAACTTGAAAGAAAAATTGACGACCCTAATGAATTTTCTGGTGATGTAATTCAAAAAAAATTACAGAAAGCAATTTTGAAATTACCTGTAAAGCAAAGAATAGTTTTTAATTTTAGATATTTTGAAGAAAAAAGTTATGATGAAATTTCAAAGATTGTGGGGACATCTGTTGGTGGGTTAAAAGCAAATTATCATCATGCTGTTAAAAAAATTGAAAAATTTATTTTGAAGGAAGATTAAACTTTTTTAATTAAAGATTGTCAAAGAAATACAATGGAAAACAAAAAAGAAATACAAGATGAGTTAATTAAAATTTCACAACCATTAAGTGAAATAAAAAAAGAAAATAATTTTAGCATTCCTGCGGATTATTTTAAAACTTTATCTGACGAAATTCAACAGAAAACCTTTGTACAAAAGAATAAAATTGTTTTAGGATTTGAAAATCTTTTTGAAAATCTTTTTTTAAGATATGCCGTATCCATTTTAGCAATTGGGGTTGTTGTATTTTTTGCAATACATAATTTTACAATTAATAAGTATGAACATGATTTATTCACAA from Bacteroidota bacterium includes these protein-coding regions:
- a CDS encoding sigma-70 family RNA polymerase sigma factor; its protein translation is MFLTDKEILAYLKTENEKNYAFNQLIKKYQERVYWQARRMVVEHDDANDITQNVFIKILTKIQDFRGDANLYTWIYRIAVNETIDFLNKKRKRFYIPIINVEAELERKIDDPNEFSGDVIQKKLQKAILKLPVKQRIVFNFRYFEEKSYDEISKIVGTSVGGLKANYHHAVKKIEKFILKED